A genomic region of Oryza glaberrima chromosome 1, OglaRS2, whole genome shotgun sequence contains the following coding sequences:
- the LOC127770488 gene encoding carotenoid cleavage dioxygenase 8 homolog B, chloroplastic, whose protein sequence is MSPAMLQASSLCVSAALSGAASRPGRLASQGHQGKRAVAQPLAASAVTEAAPPAPVVAPPARPVDAPRRRGGRGGGGGGGELVAWKSVRQERWEGALEVDGELPLWLDGTYLRNGPGLWNLGDYGFRHLFDGYATLVRVSFRGGRAVGAHRQIESEAYKAARAHGKVCYREFSEVPKPDNFLSYVGQLATLFSGSSLTDNSNTGVVMLGDGRVLCLTETIKGSIQVDPDTLDTVGKFQYTDKLGGLIHSAHPIVTDTEFWTLIPDLIRPGYVVARMDAGSNERQFVGRVDCRGGPAPGWVHSFPVTEHYVVVPEMPLRYCAKNLLRAEPTPLYKFEWHLESGSYMHVMCKASGKIVASVEVPPFVTFHFINAYEETDEEGRVTAIIADCCEHNANTAILDKLRLHNLRSSSGQDVLPDARVGRFRIPLDGSQFGELETALDPEEHGRGMDMCSINPAHVGREYRYAYACGARRPCNFPNTLTKVDLVERTAKNWHEEGSVPSEPFFVPRPGATEEDDGVAISMVSAKDGSGYALVLDGKTFEEVARAKFPYGLPYGLHCCWVPRNRNSK, encoded by the exons ATGTCTCCCGCTATGCTGCAGGCGTCGTCGCTGTGCGTATCCGCGGCGCTGTCAGGCGCCGCGAGCCGGCCGGGCCGCCTGGCCAGCCAGGGGCACCAGGGCAAGCGGGCCGTGGCGCAGCCTCTCGCGGCTAGCGCCGTGACGGAGgcagcgccgcccgcgccggtcgtcgcgccgccggcccgccccGTCGACGCCCCGCGGCGCCGTGgcggacgtggcggcggcggcggcggcggcgagctcgtggCGTGGAAGAGTGTACGGCAGGAGAGGTGGGAGGGTGCGCTCGAGGTGGACGGAGAGCTGCCTCTCTGGCTG GATGGCACGTACCTGAGGAACGGCCCGGGACTATGGAACCTCGGGGACTACGGCTTCCGGCACCTGTTCGACGGCTACGCGACGCTGGTGCGCGTCTCGTTCCGCGGTGGCCGCGCCGTGGGCGCGCACCGGCAGATCGAGTCGGAGGCGTAcaaggcggcgcgcgcgcacggcaAGGTGTGCTACCGCGAGTTCTCGGAGGTGCCCAAGCCGGACAACTTCCTGTCCTACGTCGGCCAGCTGGCGACCCTCTTCTCGGGCTCGTCGCTCACCGACAACTCCAACACCGGCGTCGTCATGCTCGGCGACGGCCGCGTGCTCTGCCTCACGGAGACCATCAAGGGCTCCATCCAGGTCGACCCGGACACGCTCGACACGGTCGGCAAGTTCCAGTACACGGACAAGCTGGGCGGGCTGATCCACTCGGCGCACCCGATCGTGACCGACACCGAGTTCTGGACGCTGATCCCCGACCTGATCCGGCCCGGCTACGTGGTGGCGAGGATGGACGCCGGTAGCAACGAGAGGCAGTTCGTCGGCAGGGTGGACTGCCGCGGCGGGCCGGCGCCAGGGTGGGTGCACTCGTTCCCCGTCACCGAGCACTACGTCGTCGTGCCGGAGATGCCGCTCCGCTACTGCGCCAAGAACCTCCTCCGCGCCGAGCCCACGCCGCTGTACAAGTTCGAGTGGCACCTCGAGTCCGGCAGCTACATGCACGTCATGTGCAAGGCCAGCGGCAAGATT GTGGCGAGCGTGGAGGTGCCGCCGTTCGTGACGTTCCACTTCATCAACGCGTACGAGGAGACGGACGAGGAGGGGCGCGTGACGGCGATCATCGCCGACTGCTGCGAGCACAACGCCAACACCGCCATCCTCGACAAGCTCCGCCTCCACAACCTCCGCTCCTCCAGCGGCCAGGACGTCCTCCCCGACGCCAG GGTGGGGCGGTTCAGGATCCCCCTGGACGGGAGCCAGTTCGGCGAGCTGGAGACGGCGCTGGACCCGGAGGAGCACGGGCGGGGCATGGACATGTGCAGCATCAACCCGGCGCACGTCGGCAGGGAGTACCGGTACGCCTACGCCTGCGGCGCCCGCCGGCCGTGCAACTTCCCCAACACGCTCACCAAGGTCGACCTGGTGGAGAGGACGGCCAAGAACTGGCACGAGGAGGGCTCCGTGCCGTCCGAGCCCTTCTTCGTGCCACGCCCCGGCGCCaccgaggaagacgacg GCGTGGCGATATCGATGGTGAGCGCCAAGGACGGGTCGGGCTATGCGCTGGTGCTGGACGGCAAGACGTTCGAGGAGGTCGCGCGGGCCAAGTTCCCGTACGGGCTGCCCTACGGCTTGCACTGCTGCTGGGTGCCCAGGAACAGGAACAGCAAGTAA